The following nucleotide sequence is from Trypanosoma brucei gambiense DAL972 chromosome 3, complete sequence.
AAAATGCAAGGCATCACACAACCTGCCGACACTTGTGTATTCCATGGCTTCGAAGGGGAGAACCACGTTTCCCAACCAACGTGAAGAATATTTTTTCGAAACGACagagaagcaaacaaagcaGATTGTTTCCCCACTGAATGTGATATTCCCCGGAGTTTTCTTTGTGCAGGTTGTGGGTCGTGAGGGCCCACTTTGTTCGATTCAGGgcatctttttccttccccggGGCTGGAGATCGCGTGAAACAAAGGGCGCGGCCACTACCACCAAATCCGCTATTTAATCATCCCATTTATTAGGAGCATGTACGTgcgatgaaaaggaaagaaagtaaattaGCACGTGCATTTATACATGTGCGTGCCTCTCCCCCATATTCCCTACTGCGTTCCACGTGTTGCGtaattgctttttttttttgaccgtGTTTTAGCCCCTCGCGTAGTCTCGTCGATTGTTGCATTTTACCCGAAGGCGAGAGGTGAACCGCATCCCCGGGAACGTGTTTTGTAGGTTCGTCTGATGGTTTAGGTGTAAAATATATCGCCTCCGGCCGCTCTCGTTGTGCGCTGCGTCTAATCGGGCGTTTTTCGAATTGGAAGGGCGTTAGCGCTCTTTTGGTGTTTTTCACTgatgtgcaaaaaaaaaaaagtgggtgcTTTAGGAGGTTTGGTTTTTGTCGTTTGCCACCGTGCTTCGTCCGGTTGAGACGCTGGTTTGAATGACTTTACAACCTGAGTGGCCCTCGGTGCCTCTTTTTCCGAACCCTAGCCACTTATTTTCCGCTGTTTTACCACGTATCGCACATCAGATTTTTGAATCCCTGATAAATGTGGATGTGAAACGTGGGACCCGAAAGCGCCTTGGAGGACATGAGCGTGTTGATGAGACGAGCACAGCAACGACCGGTCGCGCATGAAGCAATGGAAATTACACGCACTTTTCCATCGCTCGTATTCCGAGTTAAGGGGCAGGTTGGGTGTGTGCTGCAGCGGCTCGTAGCCATCCTCTGTTTAGATATTAAAAAAGGGACACGAGAGTCGAGGCAGCAGCAAATGGGCGCGGAAACCTGGCGACAAATTGTGCTTCGATGTCGCGCTACACAAGCCAAATTATCTCACCTTGTGTGATTTCATCAGAGCGCGTCCACCGCAGAGTCCCAACCAATGATGTGTGCAGCTAAACCAAACACGCCAGAGTACAGAGCAGAATAGGTTGCAACACAATACAATGGTCGCGACACCGTAGCGCATGGCGATGGACAACGGCAGACGCACTTCATTCGCAAACGAAGAAACTGGTCCGAAACTTGCTGCGGCCGATGCGTGTCAGCATCCAATATTACGGGACTTTATCAAGTTATCGATTGCTCGGAAAGGAAACGAGACCTCGTGGCGTCAAGAACGACATGCTGCGGTGTAattttgtgctgtttgtcCTGCTAATAAACTCAATGGCTCCATTCCGGGGACGCTTCATTTCAAAACCTTTTTCAGTCAATGTCAGAAAAAATGTGAAACCCCCGAACGcgatttattttattgtccACGGAACCAAACACACAAATGCCCCATCAAGAGAGTTGGTGTTTTCAAGAGAGAGATTAACCTCAGTTTCGGGAAGAATATTGAACGAAAAGTCTTTTCCCTACGAAGTTGTTCAAAGAtttaactctttttttttctttcaccctATCGCGTGCGTGGGGAATTGAATTAATCCCCCATACTTCGGAAGCTAAAAATGGGGAAGATGGGTACCACTGGTTCACcctcgcttttcttttgattccCGACCCTACACGCTGAAGGTCGGTGTTCTTTTTGGTAGCGCACAAGAACGGCAGTCCACTCACGTGCGCAATCCTTGTTTTCGTCACAGAACTTTCCAGTCCCGTTTTAACTTCAAAATTtccgtcttttttctttacactTTACTGTAAGCGCGGTATCAAAGGGACTAACCATCGGTTTAAGGCAGTCATAAAAGTAAGAATGATGCTCGGGTTCGAATCGGTTTCTGAGTTTACAGTCTACATCACCTTTATATTCTTCGGAATgtcggcggtggtggtgacgaCTTCCATATTTTCGATTCCATTCTTCTTTATCGAGTACTACAAGTACGCACAGGGGGATCCCAATGCAGAGGCGGAGGATCAAAGGTTTTGGAATAACGTCTTCACGTACTACAATGCCACGACGTTCCTTGTGGAGTTCCTTCTGACTTTATTCATGCTGACAAATCTTGGAAGGCGGATCCCTCTGGCTGTTCGACTCGGTGCCGGTCTCATCCTCTCAATTTTGGCAGTTTTCGTCGTGATAATGGTCAccataataaaaacaacagaaaccgGCGCCAAGGTAACGATTATGCTCGTCGGTGTGATCAATGGTGTTGCGGCAACACTTTGTGACACCGGAAACGGTGCCCTTATTAGCCCGTTCCCTACAAAATTTTTCAGCGCCGCTGTGTGGGGTGTCGCAGTTTGTGGTGTCATCACATCGTTCTTCTCTATCGTAATAAAAGCATCTATGGAGAGCAACTACGAAAGCATGTTGACACAGTCCCGAATTTTCTTTGGCTTGGTTGTCCTTCTTGAAGTGGTTTCCTGCATCCTCTTGGTGCTTCTGAGGAAGAACCCATACGCCATGAAGTATGCAGCAGAGTTTCGGTACGCCGCAAAGGAAAGGACCAATGATtgtgaaaacaaagaaagtggCACATCAAATGGTCCAGCAGAACAAGATGAAGACCCCGTGGCGATTGATAATAACACCACGAAAGGGAACGTGATGACGGTCACCGTGGACCCCGACACGATGAAGGACACGGACCAAGTGGAAAACATTACAAACTCGCAGCAAATGCTGAAGGCGAAGGTATCTGTGGTGCTGAAGCGCGTCTGGCCCATGCTGGCGGCGGGTTTCCTCGCCTTCTCCACCACATTTCTCGTCTACCCTGGTGTATTCTTCGCCGTCAAAACCGATGTGCCAAACGGTTGGTATATGACTATTACTGCGGCGATGTTTCATTTCGGTGACTTCCTATCGCGCCTCCTCCTTCAGTTCAAGCGGCTGCAGCCTTCACCACGTTATGTTGTGGTTGGGACATTTGCACGTGTCTTTCTTATaattcctcttgttttttgtgtgcgcgGCATCATTGGTGGCACTCTTCTCCCTTACattctttcatttctttgGGGCCTCACGTACGGATATTTTGGCGGGATGGCGCTAATACACACGCCACGCACCGGTTCACTGACAGCAGCTGGTGAACGCTCTCTTGCTGCCAATTGTGCCGTCATTGCGATTCTGTGCGGTCTTTTCTCCGGCTCCATGCTTGCGCTTGCCGTCAAGGAGGGACTTCCTCAATAGCACCGCCCTTCATGGGAACCTCATTAGGCTTTTGGAACCATATCcgtaaaggagaaaaattgCAAGCAAGTACACAAGAGGTGCTTGCTAGCGAATATAAACTTGTGGTAaccgaataaaaaaaagaaagagtgtgTTTGGCACGACAGAACATAcgtgaaagcaaaaaaaaaagccgtGAGGTGACGTGGTCAAAGGCGAAGTGAGGCAAGGGGAAGCGCAACTAAAAGAAAGGTTGGGACTTGTAGTCCGGGTTTCAAGAAAAGTCGGGCCACAAGGGACGTGCGCGCGACCTCCAAAAAGTTATTCTTTGGctaatttccccctttgtttgttatttttaaaagtttatttattgttattattattactattattattttttccggTCCCTTCACAGACACATGCCCACCGTTCTTCACGATATGGATATCACCCGTGTAAACGGAGAGGTGTTTCTGTTTATTTTCATAAGATTTTATTACCCAAGCCCCCCTCCACTAACAAATTATTTTCTCATATTTTATGGCGGTGCTTTCACTCCACAATACCTGACGCCCTCCACTGGTTATACATCCCACAAGAACGTGTGGAAAGAAATGCCATTCAGTGTGGAGAATAGCCGAACATATTGGTAggttatatcttttttttttactcaaCTTCATTCTTAcgaaaatttttttactctGTGTCCTGAAAATGGGGAAGATGGGTGAGGAAAGAATATGGGATGGCACTTAAATATACTACTCCATTCTCCTAACTTTCGTTCGTGCTCCACACTCACAAAAACCAAACCGTGGAACCTTTCAAGGAGTTTTTGTGGTCCATATCGAGCCTTCAAACCATGCaaacccatttttttttttaccttttcaaTGTTCATTTATGTATGAAAAGGAAACCTAGAGTTTGAATAAGCAGCGAAGGAATAGCACCCGTCG
It contains:
- a CDS encoding adenosine transporter, putative — its product is MMLGFESVSEFTVYITFIFFGMSAVVVTTSIFSIPFFFIEYYKYAQGDPNAEAEDQRFWNNVFTYYNATTFLVEFLLTLFMLTNLGRRIPLAVRLGAGLILSILAVFVVIMVTIIKTTETGAKVTIMLVGVINGVAATLCDTGNGALISPFPTKFFSAAVWGVAVCGVITSFFSIVIKASMESNYESMLTQSRIFFGLVVLLEVVSCILLVLLRKNPYAMKYAAEFRYAAKERTNDCENKESGTSNGPAEQDEDPVAIDNNTTKGNVMTVTVDPDTMKDTDQVENITNSQQMLKAKVSVVLKRVWPMLAAGFLAFSTTFLVYPGVFFAVKTDVPNGWYMTITAAMFHFGDFLSRLLLQFKRLQPSPRYVVVGTFARVFLIIPLVFCVRGIIGGTLLPYILSFLWGLTYGYFGGMALIHTPRTGSLTAAGERSLAANCAVIAILCGLFSGSMLALAVKEGLPQ